One stretch of Paroedura picta isolate Pp20150507F chromosome 13, Ppicta_v3.0, whole genome shotgun sequence DNA includes these proteins:
- the SELENOM gene encoding selenoprotein M, translated as MGRRCLWLLSAPLLWLLLAGPARSGGIRRSRPEGLARGKVESCGGUQLNRLKEVKAFVTEDLPLYHNLVMKHLPGADPELVLLNFKYEELERIPLSDMTREEINQLVQDLGFYRKKSPDSPVPEEFQLAPAQPPPTSEVAQDPAARRKGGAEDL; from the exons ATGGGGCGGCGGTGCCTGTGGCTCTTGAGCGCGCCGCTGCTCTGGCTCCTCCTGGCGGGGCCGGCGCGGAGCGGGGGAATCCGCCGGAGCCGTCCGGAGGGTCTGGCGCGGGGCAAAGTGGAG TCTTGTGGAGGATGACAATTGAACCGCTTGAAAGAG gTGAAGGCCTTCGTCACGGAGGATCTCCCTCTCTA CCACAACCTTGTGATGAAGCACCTCCCCGGAGCGGACCCTGAACTCGTGCTGCTGAATTTCAAGTACGAAGAGCTGGAG AGAATTCCACTGAGTGACATGACCCGGGAAGAGATCAACCAGCTTGTGCAGGACTTGGGGTTCTACCGGAAAAAGTCACCTGACTCGCCAGTACCTGAGGAGTTCCAGCTGgcccctgcccagcccccgcccacctccGAGGTGGCTCAGGACCCTGCGGCAAGGAGAAAGGGGGGCGCGGAAGACCTCTAG